The following nucleotide sequence is from Populus nigra chromosome 15, ddPopNigr1.1, whole genome shotgun sequence.
tatagaaaatgcatcgttacaacatctagattaagaaactttttattcttacacctCTTGTATGGACATCTAATATCACCTTCACTAATATTTCTCGAATTAGATAgtgcgtaattaataaaaccctgaaccttGTTATAATAATTCATCATCTGCAACCCTTATGATGAATcttgatacatccatgaacgattattcattatttatatcaaacctatataaaataataatgacaacatatattaattaacttcattaactaaataaatttgcaaaaatattggtttactcaaacttattcaatctattttaatagttctctcaattcattattaattatctaaataaattcaaatttttatatatttattgaaaattataattcaacaataaaattgacaacaatataaaatgaacttattaaataagccattatttatttcatcatagaATACTGaagtaaaaaattcaacataagtttcataaatttacaaacaaatacaattttttaaaaaatctaaaacaaaccctaacatgtacaaatcataaaaccatacaacaaatttaatttgtatgtaaaaaaactataaaacaagtaaacacccaaacaaaatatatatacttcaaaaaatgcaaaaaaaaaacattttaaaattatgttcaaataaaaaaaaagtatagatttgcttacttaagatggagaatcctcaataaatttttaatcagaaaCATGGATGATGACAAATCAAATGTTGTGGTAGCCAGATTTGTTGTGAGAGATTGAATTGTGTTAACATTGGGGGAGGGGTGACTATTTGTTGCATAAAAAATGCAtaaggaagaaggaaaaatgaGGGATGGGGAGAAGAAAGTTGATCAGCGggtcataaaataaatattgtcgACAGAATGACCAATATAATTATTCTGTCATTAACTTTGTCGGTCTTCTGTTGGTAAAAATATCATGTCAGCGtacaatttatgttttttaaatctcGCTGTAATACTgtctgtaattcagtcggtatataccgatagATTTTTTTCATCGGTATATTTAAGGATGTATTTTACCATCGAGTTAACCCGTCGATAAAAGTTATTTGTCATCGTactgtttaactttttttattccttatttTTCCACTACAATTCCGTTGATCTATACCAATGGAAAAGTTTCGTCTGTGTATACCGATGGatacaatgataaaaaattatgtcattAAAGTTCACAATAATATACCGATGAAAAAATTCCATCggtgtttttatttgtatttattaattttctgatATTGAATCCTATccaagttatttattttaaacaaccaAATCATGACAATAATTTCTTCATAGTCCAACCAAcacttcattaattaattatatgcaaacaaaaaatctaataaatgtATCTTTGTGTTTGAATGATATGTTTAGCTTTTGATCATGTGATCTAGAATTTCATACAAAATTAAACCTGCTGCTACAAGGAGAGCAGCATACACGAATTTTCTCTTTATAGGAAAGCTTAAGGATCAAAGTCAATGAAAGGATAGCagccacaaaaataaaaaatgccttgaccaaattaatttactttcttcGCTGTAACCCCACCCACAGCTGGGCTGTGACTGTAACCACGCCTGAGGAGCGAAGAGAACTTATAAACACTCATGGAAATATTGCTTGTCAAAGTGTTTGTTTGCTTTCAAGTCCTTGTTCTTGTTTTCTTAACAAGTGTTTacaagttttcttcttcttagagACAAGCTGCAGATTAATTTCGGGCAGAAGTAGAATTTGATTCAATTAGGATTCAAGTTCAAGTAGTGTATCTTTAGGACTGCTATCCattgtttttaagttttgtatttgtaattgaaatatatattatgtgaaaacatatcaataaaaaaatctgattatCTTCATCCTTTAATTCCTACGTTAACATCCATGAGTCAttcaaatcaacttaaaaattgTCGTTAATTGTATggtttcaaagaaaaagaaaaagaaaaagaaaacgaataGATCATACAAGCAGGCGAGATGAAGCAAATGGGTTAAAACAGTTATAAATGGGTTAggatttcttaatttgttgttgtatGGATAGTGATTTCCTTCATTGTAAACTCATTTTCCTTTCTGCCGAAGAAGACAAGGTGAGTTGAAATTTGCAAAAcaattagggttttctttttcttaacatTCCACGTTGAAAGAAGAGTGTCCAAAACCAGGACATATTAAAATAGTTGATACCTAATCTTGTAAGATGCGTTTTGAAACCTATGGACTGCTAATGTTAAAACTGTGAGGCGTGGAAACCGGGTTGAATTGAGTCATATCAAATAATATTCTGCAAAGGGAGTAAACCGGGCCTTACATATGGAATTAGAGTTGAGGACGACTTGTTTTTAAGACGGGGGaattgtaatatcccacatcgagAGAAGAGTATCCAAAGTCAGAGAATATATTAAGGTAATTGATACTTAACCTTGTAGAACGTGTTTTGAAGACTGTGAGCTGTCAAGAATAAAATCATGAGACATGGAAGCCAGATTACACTGAGCCATAACGGGTAATATTTAACAAGGAAAGTTAGTCGGGccttaaaaaacaatccaaaaacattgaaaatttaatttttaaaaaattaaattaaacaaatgacATTTTATTTGTAATGCAAAACACGCTATTTGTGTGGTATCATAGCCACATTTTTTCTGTAGGTGCACGAAGAGTACTTATTCatcttatcatatttttaatgcccccccccccccccaaaaaaaaaaaaggtgtgtgGCATACATTTCATATTGTTAATTAGAAGATATGTGCCATAATCTCAATTTGCACGGTTCATGTTCTATGAATTATATATctaattttctataattaatcCATCGCCAATCTGGAAGTCAGCCATCCTTAGCCAACCATGTCTACacctcatttatttatttggtagaGCCATGAATTTGACCGCATCAAGCACTCTTTCAAAGCTGCCAAATTTGAATTAGGATTCACTTTCACATTAGGGTTAACAtgaagtaatttttgtttaaaaatatattaatacattaaaataatataaaaataaaaataaatcaatcttttttaaaaccTGCAATTTCAAACCACCCGTAGAATGACCGGCATTTCCATGGTAGAGCCATGGATATTAGTAGTTGTCCGAAACAGTTTCTATGTTTTCtaaaatgattttcattttctttttattatttttcggAACTGATAAAATATTTCTCGGAACAGgtcaattgaaaatgcaataatCTAGAATCATGGTTAGGTTTTATAACTAACGTATTAAACTTTGATTAGGTCTAATCAAATACGTGGGTGCATGCAAACCAAGGTATAGATAGATGATAAATACTAACGTGCAAACCATAGGAAGCTCTAATCCAGCCTAGTTCTTAGATGGGacattgaataaattaaatattgtaatatttaagaaattatcacctctaaacaaattaattgacTGTGTTCATGCCAATCTTCTGCATGATCGGAACAGCGCCGGCCCGTTTCTTGATTtccaaattatttaatttatttgtaaacAAATATACATCCAACAATGAAGCTTTATCAACAGGGTTTTATAACAGCACAAATCACCCTTCATTCACTGCCCGTTGAAAAGAACTTAAAGCATCTGATCTACATTCAGACTTCATCTCCAGTCcagtttcttttcaatttggGACCGGTAGGCCCTTCTTCCCCAAATATTTCTTTCGGCAGGCTCTTCACAAACTTGTCAAAAGCAGATTTGAGATTTCCAGGCAATAGTTTCTCCACCGTCTCGGCTTCTTCGGCAAGATCATAAGTGATATTTGGACCCCATTTCCTCAAATAGTTGAGCCATGGTGGTTCAATGACACTCGAGCCCATATACTCAGCTGACACCACTGAAAATCGTGCTCCGGTGTCTATGAATTTATTACTCTTGGCAGTGTCGTTCCTGATTCCTATATTCCCACTCCCTTGTAAGACTAGACCTGGCTTGGCATACATCGCATGGCCATTTAACGATGAATAGATGACAGCCTTGTTTCCGTCTTGAAACTCAAGCTCTGAAGCATCATACCATGTCCCGCCGCTGTGTGCCGACAAATAGATACCACATAGCTGTCCATTGAAATTACTAATCCTCAACGTGACATGCTCCCAGTCACCAACATGCTGTCCTGTTTTTCCTAGTGGAACGGTGATCAACTCAACCTTAGCCCTGCCAGGACCGTTGAAAGGGTAGAAAAGCCACGCAACGATATCAGTAAATGTGGCCCCGAGCATTGGCTTTATGTGTAGATAGACTTGGCAATCTTGTAAATCTCCTCTCTTCACTCTTTCTCTTGCTGCTTCCTCCACAGGTAGATCCAGCCAATAAGAACCATCATTGGAGCCACCTTGAGGAAGGTTTGAGCCGGTCGATTCGATTGGGACAGGTTTGGACTCTTCATCTTTCTTATATAGTAGTGCTCCGTTGGTGAAATACCATCTTGCCGAGGAAGGAAGGTATTCTTCATCAGGATGGAAATATATCCGAGGAGAGTAGGCCTGGAATATTGCTTGGACTTGGTCCAGAGTAGGCATACAAGACAAATTCGACTCAATATTCTTCAAACATGCTAGAGAAATAGAAGCACTGGTAGTATTTTGGGCTACAAATGTGCCAACAGAGACACCCATAGCTTGAGTTCCTCTGTTGCTTGGCCGCAGGCTGAAAACATTGAAACCATTTGGATCGCTTTCCTTGCCCTGTCCCCATATCCATTTGTCAATCTGACAGTCGTCGGTAAGGTCAGACCGAACACAACGGACTTTTTCCAGGGAAGGCTTTTCAGGGGAGGTGGTGACTACACAGCCTAGAGCTTTGTAACCGTCAAGAGGAGTAGGTAGCCAAATGTAGCCAACACCCTCTTGCTTGATCTGCAAAGATTCACTGCTCCAAACAAGAGTGTAATCTACTGGTTTCGTCAAGGCTTCACCTGTCTCATCTTTACCTGCAAGAACCCACCCGTGTAGCATCCTGTTGTTGGGCTGGCTGTAGCAACCCAGCATAGAGAAGCCTTGTGGCATCTGTGATGGCTCAAAGAAGGTAGCTCCAAGGTTATCAGGTCCACCTTCATTTGTAGCCCAAATCTTGTTAAGAGAGACTACCTGACACACCTGTAATCCACTCCCCAGATTAATGATTCCATTCCCAAAGCCTTCACCTGTACATGATTTACGCATTTTATAAGTTTCAGTTAGTTCTGATGTATCTTCTCTTAGaacatcaaaattaaacataatgaGATATTgcaaggaagaagagaaaagagaagaaaactaaCCTTGTGGTAAAGATGGCAGTGGAGAAGGAAGCTTGAAAGGGGTAGCAATGGGTAATGCCTCTTTTGTAGCTGAGGTACCGTTCCCCATTACTGAATTGTGCAAATTAAGAGAAATGGGTTGGAAATGAATTTGAGTATATGGAAGGACTGTTTATACGGGGAGATTAAAGCCTGCAAGAATTTTCTCCTCAGGAGACAAGTGCTTGAGGATAAATGTTGAGAGGCtaagcctatatatatatatatatatatatatagaacctccaagaaaaaataatagcatCCAATGGACATTACAAGGAAGACAGGAGGAGACTTCTCTGGTTTGAAACGTGGAAAATTATTAACGTCTATTTTAGACCAcgctgtcttttttctttttctttttctttatttttttcctgagaGAAGGTACAGCTagctggattttttttcttaaattatcaCCTAGCTGAGTTTAAATTGGCTGAACCGGTAGCAGTTGACTATGGTTCTATATAGACGTGTGACATAAATGAGACATTTAAAACTGAGTGGGCCAAGCCACGAATTATTGGAACTAATTGAGCAATTACtatacaaaataagaaaaataaagaattaacaTATTAGAATAATGTTTTGGTGAAATGACATAATTTTAGATATAGTAGTTGTGAACTGCgatatttaaagtttattttggaatgtatttgaaattgtattttctaaaaatttaaatttgtttctttaaattatatatatttttatttttaaatagttttgatatgctgatatcaaaaataattttaaaaatattaaaaaatttattttttattaaaaaacactttaaaaatcaactagTATAACAcctctttaattaaatatagtgtttttaaaccgtaatattaattaagtattgCAGTTAAGAACtgtgataaaaatttaattgatgtcGTGATTTATAATCTcgatatcaattaaatttaacaacAACATCAACCGATTAACTAGATagtaaaacatataaaatcatGCCATATCTTTTTCTAGTCTTGGAAGAACTAAACAAGCTATTAACACAAGTAAACAATGGGAACATGTCCCTTTAGTTTTGAATACTTTGTCCAAAGCTATTATGGCTATTCATTTATGCAAGGACAATGAAAAGAACTAAGGATAATTAAGTAATAACATCACTATGGTGTTTAGACCTAGCCCAAGATTAGAATTATTGGTTTGTCATTTTAGCTCATAAATCGTGAAGTCAATGAgtttatcctaaaataatattattttaacttttttaaactcaaacattattatattttaaataataataataataatgatttaaatgagagtataaagaaaaataaaaaataaaatccttcaAGTTGACCCATTGGATTACTCAAACTTGAAAGGGTCAATTTTTAAGATGGCTAAGGAAAAAAGCAGTCAGGACCGGATTTTGCATCACCGAGTCAGCAAGATAACTCGTAGAAGCATGCTGGGTTTAATATACGTGACAGTGCCAGGAGAGAGCATTTTAATTGCTTCGGCTATTAGGAAGTCtctaaatactaaaaaaataataatgtaaaaagTGTGTTCTAGATAACAAATTAATTTCCTCCAACCAAACAAGGCGTATACGATGGAAAATCTTCACCCTCCAATGGTTACCCGTTTGTGATGATGCTCTGGATCGAAAGAAATGGTGCCGCGCTGGAGAGTACCCcgggagaataaaaaaaaaggtttgtttGGCTGTCCTGAATCCTGATGATGGgagaacatgtttttttattaaaagaaatcatcTCTCTTTTGTCCGCGCACTGATGCGCCAGCTGTGGTCAAATTCGGGGTGCTACCGGATACAAGCttttgaatttatgattttgataggttaatataaaaaaataattatttaaatatatttttatttaaaaaatattcaacacatttttattattatgcgAGAACTGAGAAGAGAAGTGTGGTGTGAATTTTTAATTAGGTGTGATTTAAACCAAAGAAATTAATAGCGATTTCCTAATGGCTCCAaagatttcaatttcatttaaaattcaaagaagtaaataataaataagaagcGGTCTTTCATTTCTCTACTCCATAAGATCTTTTCAACGCATGTGGAAAACCTGTAGCATTATTAACAATACACTAACTATTTTCCCAtgcatctaaaaaaaacatttgccttttttttatatattaaatttattttttattgaattatctcATTCTCATTATCATACATATCAGGTTTGAGAGGTTACTCAATtggctaaaaataaattttatttaatttttttaaaaattttatcttttaatattaggttaattgaaaattagattttattatttatttttttttttgctttattttagattagtttgatctcataacttaataataatgtttaacaggttaactcgggttgttttttatatttttttacagagatgtttttaaatttattaatttaatattaaattaattataaattaaattttataatatattttaatttattttatacagaGATAATTAATCTTGAGTTCCACGAGGCAGGGCGAATATGTATAATCAACAGACGCCGGATGCGTTGCCTCCTCGCATATGGATTCGAAATGAAACGAATGCAGGAAGCCCAA
It contains:
- the LOC133674598 gene encoding hypothetical protein At1g04090-like, which gives rise to MGNGTSATKEALPIATPFKLPSPLPSLPQGEGFGNGIINLGSGLQVCQVVSLNKIWATNEGGPDNLGATFFEPSQMPQGFSMLGCYSQPNNRMLHGWVLAGKDETGEALTKPVDYTLVWSSESLQIKQEGVGYIWLPTPLDGYKALGCVVTTSPEKPSLEKVRCVRSDLTDDCQIDKWIWGQGKESDPNGFNVFSLRPSNRGTQAMGVSVGTFVAQNTTSASISLACLKNIESNLSCMPTLDQVQAIFQAYSPRIYFHPDEEYLPSSARWYFTNGALLYKKDEESKPVPIESTGSNLPQGGSNDGSYWLDLPVEEAARERVKRGDLQDCQVYLHIKPMLGATFTDIVAWLFYPFNGPGRAKVELITVPLGKTGQHVGDWEHVTLRISNFNGQLCGIYLSAHSGGTWYDASELEFQDGNKAVIYSSLNGHAMYAKPGLVLQGSGNIGIRNDTAKSNKFIDTGARFSVVSAEYMGSSVIEPPWLNYLRKWGPNITYDLAEEAETVEKLLPGNLKSAFDKFVKSLPKEIFGEEGPTGPKLKRNWTGDEV